From the genome of Nicotiana sylvestris chromosome 1, ASM39365v2, whole genome shotgun sequence:
TAACTTTTAAGCTAGATCCATCCTGCTAGCAACCAGAACAAGTGCCTAAGTAACGTCATGGTAATCATACACAAACAACACTGTAAATCAGCAAATCCAATACTCTTCAGATCATCACTTATAAATTGTATAATGGAGTAGTTTTTTACTAGTCAAAGTTGTGGGAGTCCAACTTCTACTATTCTTCTTTCCAATATTCTGGATCACTCTTTCAAGCAGAGACGGACCCAGGATTTAAAGGTCGAGGATGCACTTTTGGGTTCAACCAAAATCTGCTTTATATATAGGATGCCCACTACTAATATATCACTATTTTCTAAAGACATATACATGTATACATAAAAATTTTGCCAAACTTTACAGATGCCAGTGACCCCTCTCGGTATAGCGGAAGTTCGCCCCTGCTTGCAAATTGTCAGTCCTCTCAATTTTATTAGCATGTTGAAGGCTGAAGTTCGTTTTAATTACTTTAGAACAGCCAAACATTCTACTGCAAGATATCAATGTTGCAAAATTAGTGAACTAATCATTTTACAGATCAACTAATATAACAAGCTGTACACAATTAAATAAATAGAGACATTGATATTAGCTAATAGCTACACATGAATCTTCCTGATTAACTGGTAAGCTACTTTAGTTACAGTTTTGACTAACAATCTGAAAGCTAATTCAGTTCTTGATTATCTGCCAGACAACACAATACAACCAGGGGCGGAGCTAGAGCTTCGACAACGGGTTCGGCCTAACTCAATAGCTTTAGTCCAAACTCTATATTTGCCTTAAGAAATTTATTGAATTGGTACAAATTCTTACTTTAGAACCCAATAACACAAAAAGATTAGTATCCCGAACCCAATAACTTCAAATCCTAGCTCTGCCTCTGAATACAACATCACTCAATTCTTTTCATACAATCTTCTCGAGTTGGCCAGAATTTTCTTTTTGAATATGAAATGGATTCTACATAAACACGGCCAACTGATAATTTGAATGTGAGAAGATAAACACAAGAATAGATTGAAAGTATGAGCAAAGATACCGTCTTACGCTTGAATCATTTTAGATTCACACTTTCCAATTTATATGGTTACATCACCTGATGTGAGACACTTATACACACTATTCTATATTACATTTATAATGTATCCTATTCACACGACAAATCAAGCCTTTCCATTTGATGAATACAAATTGAATGCACCGAACATGTATTTCGTAGACCACTGAGAGCCTCGATGATCATTTTTATAAACTGTCAACGTATCTTACACTTTCATGATTCATAGAAGTATCTTGTCTGATGAACTTTTGAAGCTAATGAACAATATGAGCAATGTTCTTCACCTCCCTCCCAACATTCTCCGTGTCTGACCAGAGGCAGATCCAGGAATTTGGGAGGATGGGTGCACCATTATGAAACGGTGGATCCAGAATATAAATTTTAGTGATTCAATCTTTAGATCTACTACTGCATTCATTATACTTTTAGAATTATAAGTTCAGATTTAATATTTATATTGTAATTTTCTTACATCTATATCTATATTCTATACTCTATCGAAAATGTTGGGATCAGTTGAATCCATTGACTATAAGCTACATCATTCACTGGTACTAGTTTTAATATGCACATTTCATATTATCATATAAAATTTTATGGTAACAAAAGAATAATAGGAATTTCAATGCGTGAAATTTTAAAAGAAtaaatcaaacaaagaaagaaagaaaaaaaaagaaaaggtactTAATTAATACGCAAAAAGAGACACCTGACATGTTCATCTACTATGGGCGCCTAGTtctaaaaaaagtaaaataagaTTGACATGAGATTTGAACTTACAACTCACTCAAAGAGATGCATCTAATAATCATCGCATCATATGATACTTTGAGTTTGGGTGCACACATATATTtaagtatttttgaaaaaatatagcATTACTATGGAGGGGAACATGGGTTCACGTGTCCCATGGAACCCTCCCTAGATACGCCCCTGCTTGTCTCTATGCAAGCCGAAGAAATTTACTTTGTTAGAAAAGTGAGTATTCAAGGGCAAATGACTGAATTTTAATTAACTAGGATGGGTTCAGCAGTTTGGAAAATCTAAGTGCTTTGAGACATTTAAAGTAGTTGAATGATATTGGTTTAATAAGCAAAATTCTTCACCTTCCTCTAGCATTCTTCAGTAATCTACGCAATCTGAAAAAATTAACTTTATCAAAAACAAGATTTGTTTGGAGTGAGGCAAATAAACTGGGGTTTTAACCAGCTTAAAGTGTTATCGAATGAAAAGGAAAGATATACGGTTGTAAAACTTCAATTTCAAAAACTTAAGTACCTTGTTCTTAAATCATGCGATGAACTTGTGGTTGTAGTAATTAAGTTGGCTAATGTAGCTAGCCTTCAAGATACGACGTCGGAGAACGCAAACAAGGTGATCAAATTTACTATCCCACAGAGGAAACAAAAGATGCATTGCAAAAAGCAACTCTAGAACAAAAGTCCAAGACAAAAAGGGGGGGGGGTCAAGCTGTAAAGAGTTCAACTTCATTCTCACAATATTACGCCCCTCCCCGAAACAAATGATTGCAACATCACGCAGTGTATTTGAAAAAGGTCAGTCGATGTTCTAAATCTTCAATATCACAAACTATATGTCTAGATATTCATGCTCAGCAGTAgggctgtgcatttggatcggatatccgaaatccgaaccgatcTGCTCAATTTCAGATTTCGGATAtttggatcggattcggatttggtttATTAAAATTTCGAATTTTCGGATTTGTATAGTTTGAACCCGATCCGATCCGAAACCCGAATTTATTAGGGGAAGTATAAATACTAATTTTAGTTTTAGGGTTAGGTATAATCTTATTTCATTTTCTcgttctcctcttcttcttcatcacTTTCCCCTTTGTTGTCTTCGTTCAGATCAATGAATGAGACCAATTTGCTGTGGGAGGAAGAATCTAAAGACATTTTTTCCATAATGTATTCCATGGTATTTTTCATCATCTCTTCATTGGCTTGTTTCCCTGAATTCTCAGTCATGGCTAGTTGGCTACCTCTAGCTTTCTGAACAAGTTAGCCTAAGAGGTCTTCAATGAAAGAAACAAGCCTGGATTGAGTATCAAAGAACTCCTTTACAGTGTGCTTCATCATAAAGCCTTCATGTCTTACCATAATTTGGATTGGAATGACTTAGTAAGTTGCCTAACCACCAAATTTGTTTGCCTAACCAGGAATGGAAAACgcaaaaaagaataaaagaaaaagtcctTAATAATAAGTACAATCCGATCCGAAATTAACCGATCCgaactttaaaatccgatccaatccgatataattcggatcggattcggatagCATTTTGtggaatccgaaatccgaaatttcaatccgaaatgtgctaaatccgatccaTGCACAGCCCTACTCAGCAGACAATTTATCCATTATCCGTAAAGATTAGAAAGTATCGCCGCCAAAGGGGTGCTAACACTTGAACTCGAGGGTCGGGGTAGAGGGGTCGTTGTGACACTTGCCTTGGGATATTCCCACATCAGAATCAGTGGAAGGGTTAATAGCCATAAATAACAGCCAAGGTCTCCACTTGGTAGGCGACTTTTGGGTTAAAGGCGCAATAGTACAAAAATCATGACACTCAAAGCCTGGAGATAGCTCAAAGGATCGTATCAAAGCAAAAATAGTTGTCATATTGGACTTGGGCTATGACAAATGCCAAAAGCCTTGAGATGACCTAAAGGGATCCAGCCGAAGGGACAAAATTTGAAGCCCAAAAGCCTTAAGATGGCACAGAGGAGTCGGGCCAATAAGGACAATACCCGCCACATTGGACTTAGACCATGACAATGACTAACAAGGACCCATTATATATCACAGTAATGAAGCCTATACAATATGCTCTCGGTTTCATATCATAGTGGACTAAGAATACCGCTCAATTATATTGAGCAAAGTACGCTTGATCACAAGTTTAAGAGGAAAAAATTGCTAATCGATAATGAAATTTCATGAATCTGTATATATATTTTGAGGAATTAAATAATAATGAAAGATACAAATATGGACATTCTGTCGAATGAAGCGCACATATCATATAGGTATAGATGCAACCTCTTTCTATCATGGCCAAGGTCCCACATGACAGGTATTGTTCGCCTTGCCCAAACCTCTCTGGACTACCTCAAGGCTTTTGGGACTCATTGTTTTGTCAACTTGAATTTTTATCCCAAAAGGCGCCTATCAAATGGAAACTTGGACCACTACTGGTGGCCTTTAAGACTTCAATCTGATTCCTATATTAAATTAACCTAAGGCAACTGGCACAAAAAACCGCCCTTCGAGTTTAGGTATCAACCCCACTTTTGGTTGTGGGACTTCCTATTCTTTAGGAATGATGGCTACAGATTTTATCGATATACACTTGGCAAAAACCATAACAAAGACAAATCATCTCAAAACAATGTATTCGAATGACATGACCTTTTTCAAATTTGTTGTGTGGCGTTGCatcagaatttttttttttttggcgggggggggggggggggaccggAATGAGTGAGCTTGAATTTGAAACTCTGTAGAGCCTAGCTCTCTTTTTCGTATCTTCTATTTCCATTCTAGATTTGCTTTTTGCATGTGTTCTTCATGCATTTCTTGCTTTCCGTTAGATAATATTATCACCTTGTTTGTGTTCTCTAGTGCCATCTCTTAGAGATTACTGACATTAACCAGCTCAATTAGTACAGTCTCAAGCTTATCACATGATTTAGGATAAGGTATTTAAGTATTTGAAATTGGAGATTTGCAACCTTCGAATATTTGAGGTTTGCTCTTTCAATCTGCAATACTTTTTTAGTTGGTTAAAACCTCCAATCTTTGAATATCAGGTCGCCCTATTGAATGATGTTTGCCAACTTTAGGACCTCAAGACATTCCAATTGCCCCGCAATCTAATCGCCTCACTCTAAGCAAACCTTGTATTTGATAAAGTTAATTTTTCTAGTTTGCATAAAGACCCGAAGAATGCTAGAGGACGGTGAAGAGCTTTGCTCAAGAAACCAATATCATTTAACAACTTCTAATGTTCCAAAAGCACTTTAGATTTTCAAATTGCTAAACTCACACTAGTTAGTTTAAGACAAGTCAATCATTTGTCCTTGAATACTCACTTTTCTAAGATTACAAGCCCTTGATAGCACATTTCTTTCGCACTATTAgtaaaacaaaagaaactaaaaaaGCAATTGATTAATGGTGTGTTTGGTATTTtacagaaaatatttttcaagtttgGCTGGCTTAAatgttataaaaataattttcttgaTGAACAAGAGGAAAATGACTTCCCTACCAAAAGaagataaaatatttttcaatactCTCTTTCAATCATTCTCACCCCTACTGACATCCTCCAATCCACGCCCTTGGCACGGCTAGCCCCTAGAACCTGACTGATCACCTTGCACACGATCTCACCCCGCCTATCCTCGACCCATCCATACCTCGACAACTCTCGAACTCTATACCCCGAGCCACCTCCCTCTCAATAGCAAATCTACCTTCACTACCATCACCAAACCACCCTCGGCCCCTTTCCCTCCGCCCCTGATCCACCAACTCCTGCCACCCCTCCCCTGCTCGTCTTAGACTTCGTTAACCAAAACACAAaggtcggggggggggggggggacattGTCAAAATAAGGGACCGGGTGTCGGGACAAGGTCAAGTTTGGGGTCAGCTACCAAAGTTGGGTGTCGATGTTCGTGTTCGACTCTAGGATCGGGGTTGCGGTTGAGGACCATGGTAAGGGTTGAGGTTTGACGTCGAGGCCAGGTTGGGGTCAAGATCCACTATCGAGGTACAGTTCAAGGTCGAGGCCCACGATCGAGGTTCGGTTCAGGTTGGGGGTCTACAATCAAGGTCAAGGATCGTGACCGAGATTAGGGATCGAGGCAGAGAGCGAGGTTCAGGTCAGAGTTAGGGATTGTGATCGCTATTAGGGATAGGGATAAGGGTGTGGATCTAGAATCAAATTAAGGATCGTGGTCAAAATTGGGTGTTGGGGTTAGGGATCGTGATCAGGGTTCAATGCCAGGGTCCAAGCTCGGGACGAGTTCAGGTTGGTTTTCGGGTTTAGGTAGGGGATTGTGGTTGGGTTCGACGTTTGAGTTAAGGGTCGGGGTCGGGGGTCAGATGTTGAGGTCTAAGGTGTGAGTCCAGGATTATAGTGCTTGCCTAAACTATATAAGGTGCtctttagaatatattttttccTTATTAACCAAACACTAGGAAATAAGTAAGAAAGCCACTTGTTTTccaggaaaatattttttagcaAAATATTTTTCGTGGAAAACATATTccatcataccaaacacaccccaaGAAAAATAGCGTTTTGGTTTGATTTTGTAGGACAAAATAGCATTAGTTAGATTTTTGAGACTCGAAAGAAAGttgaagaaaaaacaaaaagaggaaggaaataaGCTTTACTGTGGCCGGAGAAATATTTTAGCGAAGGCCTACTGGCGGAAGAAATTTTTCTAGCTGGATTGTTCCTTTTGCTAGTTGGGTTATATTTTGATGATAGGTATCCGGAAGCCATGGCAGATGTTGGGGATGTGTAGGTGGGGGTGGCTGTGAGGTATATATATTTGCTTCTCACTCTCTCATGAAGAGTGTATTTCACTCTTTGCCACCTCGACATTTAAGGGGTAAATAATTTCACTTTAAAATAGTCCAAGCGGGTCATAGGACCCCGTAAAGAAAAAATGTGTAATTGCAAATAGGAGACAATTTCAAGAGGGTTTACATGCCTTTTCCAATTCCAAAACTTAACAAAGAACCTTGAAGGACGTTGTCCAAATGCGATATTCTTTAAACGAAACATCCCACCGAAATCCTCACAAAACAAAGTTTGAGGAATTCAATGTCCAAACGCCATATTCTTGGAACCATGATTACAATATGCAAATTGTATAGTTGTTAAAATTAAGAGAGCTCAAAATAAAGCTGACCAATTGGAAAGGAAAcgacaaatcaaagaaaaatgtCACTAAGAATGAGAGAGAATGGACTTATTAAAGAACTATATAGGAACCTagcccaaaaaaaaaattattgaaaagAGACTAATTTCTAAAAAATTGTCAGTAGCAGTGTTGTGAAGAGCGTGAAGCGAGAAGCGAAGCGCTCGCTTTTTGTAAGTGAAGcggaattaaaaataaaataaaataaatactaCATAGACAACACATGTAATTGTAAGCAAATATTCAATACTTCAATTAAAAAACTAAAGAGTAACATCAATTAAAACACAAAATGAGCATCATATTCTTCTACAAGATTGTCAAATTCTTGTATTCCACTATCATTATTATATTGTTCGCCAtcttcttcaacttcttcttcATTAACTAGGGACAAAGTAGCTGCCTCTTTTCCCTTCCTCTGTGAACTTGAAGTTGAGGTACTCCCCCTCAAACCATAAATCCTCTCCCCAATTCCACGCGCCTTCGCAACATCACCTCAAGTGAAATCAGAAGTATCCTCAAATACTTCTTCATCTACATGATCTTCCGGAACTCCAGTTATCCATTCGTTAGCATCATCGATGTTGTCCAAACTAATTGGATCAATTACATTGCAAGCGTTGTAACGACGCCTCAATATTCTATTGTATTTAATGAAGACTAGATCATTGAGACGCCTCAAGGTTAGTTTGTTCCTCTTTTTGGTATGAATCTGCAAATACTAAGTAGTTAGTAAGATTAGGACAATtgagatataatttaattatctCAATATACTAAATCTTTCTTCCTAGTTCTTACATGCTCAAACACGCTCCAATTCCTTTCACACCCGGATGAGCTACATGTTAGAGACTTAGAACCTTGATGGCAAACTTTTGTAAATCTGGAGTGGAATGACCATATTGCTTCCACCATTCAACTGTAGAAGTAGAACAAATTTTCAAAACATAATATTGATAAAGAAATAACTTATTAACTATAAAACAACATATAAGCACTCGTTCACCTGGTGACTTCATCTTTCTTTGTCTAATCGCCATGTTTTTTCCAAAAAGTTGCTCAGCATTCCTATAAATGCTAAATTGCTCTGTTACTTTATCTTGCACAGATTCTTCAGGTATCAACTTCTCAATACATTCATAGTATCCATTCCACAAAGGTTCATCTTCTAGAATCCTCTCTTCATTGTCATAAAACAATTCCGGTTTCAAAACAAGTCCAGTTGCATGCAAAGGGCTATGAAGCTTACTATCCCACCTTTTATCTATGAGCTCAAAGtctcttttatattttctttgatcACTAAAAGAATAGCCTCTTTTGCCCTATCTATTGCTTTGTACAGGTAGCCTATTGGTGGACTTTGCTCCCCATCCACCAAATGGAGCACTTTAACTAAAGGACCActaatcttcaatgcatgaaccaCATTATTCCAGAATGAAGGAGAAAGTATAATATCTGCAGATTTTCTCCTTCGAGCTTCCCTTCCATAGGCACTGTTAGTGTACTGATCTGAAACAAACAACTTCTTCAAATTGCTTTTTTGCTCATACATCCTATGCAAAGTCAAGAAAGTAGTAGCAAATCTTGTCTTTGTAGGTTTCACCAAGCTTCTTTGTTTAGTGAATCTCTTCATCATATTCAATAACAAAGGCCTTTGAACAATATAGGAATGCACTCTAATTGCCTGATTAAAGACTACTAAATGGTCTTTCCTTGAAAATGTCACCGAAGATCAAATTAATGGAATGTGCTGCATACGGAGTCCAATAGATATGCGGGTACCCAGCAGACATCAAATCACCAGCTTTAACATTTTCACTGGCGTTGTCCGTGAAAATTTGAACTAACATTTTCTGCTCCAATAAAGTCTATTGTACTCTTGAACAAGGAGTACATTTTGGTTGAATCCGTCGAAGAGTCGCTTGCATCAACGGACTCAGGAAACAGGCTTCCCTTAGGAGAATTCACCAAGAGATtgatgatcatttttccatttctCGTCGTTCACTTATCCATCATAATGGAACAGTCAAACTTGTTTCATTCTACTTTGTGGTCCTCCACGATTTTGTTCACCTCTGCCACCTCTTTTTTTAGATATGGCCCTCTAACTTCATAATAAGTTGGAGGTTTCACTCCTGGACCATATTGGCCAACGACTTCAATAAAAGCAGAAAAAGTGTCAGtataattaacacaattaaaaGGAAGACCTGCATCATACATCCACCGTGCAAACTTTATAACTGTACGATCCCTCAAAATCGCTTTGGCATCAATTTGAGGATTGTCACTTTTTCCTCCCTTATCTCCAAATTTTGGCGGGAAATAACAATCCATAGGACCTTTGGTCTTGCCAGTAGATCCACAACTAGAAGACATTGGTGGAAGCATCCTTCCCCGCTTTTGTGATTTTGGTGGAAGCGACGAAGCATCGTCACCTTCTTCTGTTTCATCATCGTCATCATCAAAATTATAAAGTTCTTGTTCATGAATTATTCGAGTCTTTACCTCTCTTTTTTAAGGTATGCTTTCAATTCTTCCTTCACATGCCCCGAAACTTTAGGACAAAATACGACATTTGGATCACCACCGATTAGATGCACTTTTTGACGATAGATTCCCCCATTTGAAATCTTATCACAAAAAAGACATCTAATGGCCATCTTGTTGGTCTCGCTAACTCTTGAAGAGTAAGCCCAACCTGAGTCTTTCCTATCTTCTTTTGGCGCCATTAAAAGAACAACTACATAACACATAAGAAAGGCAATAAGAATAAGAATAAAGGATATAAAAATTGGGCAGAAATTTTCTGAGAAACAACCGAAGGTAAAAAAAAATTTGCCAGCATTTCGCTGCTTTTTGAAcgtttagaaagaaaaagaaaaagaagaagaatggaaATCAAAAGTGCAGAACATACCTGTTGAAAATCAGAAAAAGTCGCTGATGtattgttgaagaagaagaagaacaacactAGTTGATGCTTCGAGATTATTTCAGAAATCAGAAGTAgatgaagaagagaagaaaaaatcGCTGTTGTTGTTGAAGAACAACCCTAGTCTCGCTGCTATTGAAGAAGTCC
Proteins encoded in this window:
- the LOC104224461 gene encoding uncharacterized protein, which translates into the protein MIINLLVNSPKGSLFPESVDASDSSTDSTKMYSLFKSTIDFIGAENVSSNFHGQRQKDHLVVFNQAIRVHSYIVQRPLLLNMMKRFTKQRSLVKPTKTRFATTFLTLHRMYEQKSNLKKLFVSDQYTNSAYGREARRRKSADIILSPSFWNNVVHALKISGPLVKVLHLVDGEQSPPIGYLWDSKLHSPLHATGLVLKPELFYDNEERILEDEPLWNGYYECIEKLIPEESVQDKVTEQFSIYRNAEQLFGKNMAIRQRKMKSPVEWWKQYGHSTPDLQKFAIKIHTKKRNKLTLRRLNDLVFIKYNRILRRRYNACNVIDPISLDNIDDANEWITGVPEDHVDEEARGIGERIYGLRGSTSTSSSQRKGKEAATLSLVNEEEVEEDGEQYNNDSGIQEFDNLVEEYDAHFKARGSQLAMTENSGKQANEEMMKNTMEYIMEKMSLDSSSHSKLVSFIDLNEDNKGESDEEEEENEKMK